The sequence below is a genomic window from Coffea arabica cultivar ET-39 chromosome 8e, Coffea Arabica ET-39 HiFi, whole genome shotgun sequence.
CATCTGGCAGTCCCTTCTCACTTGCAAACCTTCCTCCTTTCTCCCATCCTGCAACCTCTTCTTAGGACTTTCTCTCAAGAAAAAAAGGTAGGAAGAAAAAGAATTCTAAGGATTCAGCTTTAACTAATATTATTTTCAGTCATTTAACTATTAAAGCTGTGGTTTTAATTTTCGTTTGTTTTGTAAAGCAACTGGGTACCATATGATAATGTTGCCTCTATTGAAGTGTAATTTGTCTATAACCTACAGCCCTTCAAGGGGAACTTTGGTGGCGAAGTCCATCTCACAGGGCGAAGATTAAATTGTGGTTGTGGGAGGAGAGTTGATTTTCGTAGAAATATGCTCGAGTATACTTTGTTTTGTTAAAGGCAAGTTCACCACTAGGAAGGACAATACATGCAGTTTAAacaatattaaggatatataataATTAATCCCTTTGATCTAAATGTGTATCGTTTACTGATGCTTTATATTCTCAATATTAAAGATATATAATCCTTTGATCTAAATGTGGATCTTTTACTGATGCTTTACATGGAATACAACAACATAGCTTTTGCTGTTTGCataagaaaaagaacaaaaaaaaaaaaaagagagaaaagaagtgtACTTTGTTTTTGCTGATAGGACGAAGAAATAATTGGAAGAAAAACTAGTAGTTTTAAAATTGTACAGAATAAAACTTCAATATTTCTAAGAggctattatttttattaaggttatataagagAACGATATATGCAGGAATAACCAAATTGGGTTGGGATTAGAAGACTTAAAATACAAAttaagaaatttgtttacaatttCTTAAGGAAATCTACCATTAGATATTAACTAATGCACTTTACTTGGAGTGTTTATAAGTCCTCACATCTTAAAAAtaagggcaaattacattttagccCCCTGTGGTTTTCGAAAAAACCACATAACCCCCCCATCGTtcaaaaagctatacataaaccCCCTGTGGTTTGGGTTGAACTGGCAAATAGACGGAAAGCATCCACCGTAACGATTCGTGGGCAAAACGCGCCTGTTCTTCTGGTAGCAGTAGGAAACATACCCATATTACCCCTGACCAATTTGACGTACCCAATAAAGCCTAGATGGGTGCTCCTCATCTCTTTCCATCTTCCGAAATACTTTGTAGCTGACTTTGCACTGAATGTTGGTGAAGGAACCCAAGATAGAGAACGAAGGAAATCTGAAGGTGAGTTCTAACATCAAGGTGcagtcttttccttttcctgaaATATGACTTGAAtggattattaattttttttcaataaactaTAGATGTCATGCTCAAGCAGTGCTGGTGGAAGTACTGAAGATCTAAGGTACCAATACCTATTTTGTTCATGTGGGAGAAAAGCAGCGGTAAAAATTGTTGAATCTGACAAACCTTCAAAAGGAAAGCTATATTTTGTTTGTGCGACAAGAAGTTGTGAATTTTTCTCATGGTGCAATCCAACAAGGAGAATAAGACAAAATTACACTAGTGATTTGAATGTTACAAGGAGAGACATATTTAGTGGAGAGTCAAGTATTGATAGTTCAGAAGTGGAAGGCTTGCGCATGGATGGTGGTTTATATTtgaggaaaatgaaaaacattgaAGAAAGCTTAGGAGCCATGAAGATTTGCGTGGGTGCTTGTTTTGCTATATCTGTGCTATCATTTCTCATTTTGATGTTTAAGTGAAAATAATTCAGATGAATTGTGGCTCTAAAAGTGTTGTAAATCTGAACCTGTTGtgttcaatgaatgaatgaatgaatctgctttggtagtcaattgataTAATAGGCAAACATGATTTCCAGTTGGTATGAACCTGCTTTGGTACTCACAGGCTGAACTTGGTACTCATCGAGACAGCATAGCCAAAAAGCACATACATGAGCTATCCAAAGTGGACATTTGCAATGGTTTAAAGCAAAAGAAAGTATCTCAATTaatttaagggataatttcagaaacctcccctgagagtTGGACGGGTAACTAGTGTGTCAGAGAGTTGCCATAATCTCCTTAAACCCGCATGCGGGTTTAAAGAGTATTCGGATATTCTCATATGCACCTATGCAAATCGAACCAACCGGATATCTTATCcgtatcccatttttttaaataaaaatcttataaatttgaaaaataaaatcaaatttagatgtattagggttttaaaaatattatataagtgataaaaattttataaattgtaaaaataaaatcaaatttaaataattaaatgttatatttgcataagaaataatacaataatcataataatgataatacaataatattggtgtaataaaactgccattaatttaaatatttacttataatgcccaaagagcctaattaccaattttttcttctcgcgctcaaatataacattaacccgcatgcgagctaaccttgaaatagaaaaaacacagaatcccgcttgcgggtttcagTGTTATTATGCAGGCGGGATTTTAACCTGCTTGCTTGTAAACATGTACCACATTgctctgaaattatcccttaatttAACTACCATTATAGCTATGCGGCAAGAGTTCAAGTATAGACAAATAAGGAGCAGTAAAGGTTCAGACTAAGTTCTAAAGCAAAAAAGCACACATCAAAAGCCAATTTCCAAGATGCCTCAAGCATGGAACCAAATTCTGAAGCATTGAACCAAGCATTGAACCAAATTCGTATGACTTACTTAACATGGGCTCACACCACTGAACTTTGGATTCATTTGACAATATAGCTATCCAGAAGTTCATAACCaatttttacaaaacaaaataaggtacATAAGTAGCTAATCATTAAGTCCAGCAGacaccaagattcaacaaaaagTGTAGCAACAACATATTAACAGTAGACACCAAGATTCAACAGAAAGTGTAGCAAcaacatattaaaaaaaagcATTTGCAGACAAATAACTTAATTGAATTACAAACACGTTTAGCCCTCTTAGTCCTCACATTCTAGAAACACGTTTAGCTTTCTTAGCCCTCAAATTTTCCAACACACTTGCAACTGTTGGTACAAGTTTTCTGACTCTAGTTGATCTTCTAGTATCCAAAATGGGTTCAACAGCAGAAGCAGTTCTTGTAGTATCCAAAACAGGTTCAACAGGTTCATCAGTTGGTCTTCTAGTGTCCAAAACAGGTTCAACAGGTTCATCAGTTGGTCTTCTAGTTTCAAAAACTGGTTTAGCAGCAGAAGTTTCACAAGGCTGCATAAATAGATAGGTTTAAGTCAGTTAAATGCAGTAATTGCAGTAATAACCATCATCATTAATAGTACCTGTGACACTGAACCCTGTTGTGAGACAGATCCAATACTTGTATTTCCAGCATTTACAACATCTTCACCTGCATTTCCAGCATCACTAGCTCCAGCAGGCACCTATTTTAATGGTAACACATAAGGTAACAAATTAAGTACATATGACACTGATTACAAATTAACTACTACTTACCTTATAAAACTTGGACTTTGGATGGATTGGGAATTTACAAGTCCTAGAATTATGTCCTGGCCTAAAACACTTCTTACAGTGCACAACAAGTCCTTTTCTTGTAGATGTGGTGCCTCTAACTTCATCAGCTTCTCTTCTTCTCACTTTCTTGGGTCTTCCAGGTTGCTTTCTAATCTTTGGGGGATTCACCTTTTCAGCTCCTTTTGAATCCCAATAGTCTTCAGAGGGCATTGCAGCTATAGTGTAGTTATAGGTGCTCAAGTATGCTTCTTTGCTATAACAAGGATCAACATAGTGTTCAGGCTCTGATTTATCTCTTTGAATGGCAGCAATAGAATGTGAGCATGGAATCCCACTTAGTTGCCATGATCCACATGTGCATGTTCTACGACTTATATCAACAACATATACTCTAGTCCCACAATCCACTTCATACTCAGCATCCCGAGAATAATGAGCTATGCAGAACCTACTATTTAGCTTGTTCCTCTCAAGTCGTTCTTGTATGTTTGGACAAAGGTTCCCTTCATACTGTTGCATGCCTTCCCTTTTCACATTTAGCCTCTGCATGAGTTTTCTTCTTATCCACTCAAACATGGAGATGATTGTGAACTCTCTTGCTGGAAGTATGTAGGAATTAAATGACTCATTCAAATTATTAACAAGAATATCACTCTTGCATGAGGAGCTGAAATGTGACCTGGACCATAAATGTGCAGGAATCCTGTTTAACCAACCAGCTGCATTCATAGCTTCTCCCACCTTTGGATCAGCCCTTTCCAATTCAGCCATTGCTATCTTGAAGTCACGAATGTTCCCAGCAGACGCAGCTGCCCAAAAGTACTCCTTCAACTCCTTTCCCTTGAACTTctgtttgaaattttgatatatatgaCGAAGGCAGTACCTATGCTCTGATTCAGGAAACACATCATCAATTGCACTGACTAATCCTTTTTGCCTATCAGATATGAATGTCCATGGAGCTCCATTTTCAGCACCAACTTCAATTTTCAACTCCATCAAAAACCATTTCCATGAGTCATATCTCTCGGCTTCCACTACAGCCATTGCAATGGGAAACATGTTATCATTGCCATCCCTACCCATAGCTGTCAAAAGTTGTCCACCAAATGGACTTTTTAAAAAGCAGCCATCTAATCCAATTATTCGTCGACAACCAGCTAGAAACCCATTCTTCATTGCACTTAAACTCCAGTACATTCTTTCAAATATCCCAACCTCGTTCTCATCCAGTCTAGTCACTTGCAGGACAATATGGCTACCAGGATTCCGGATCAACAAGGTAGCAGCATAATCTCTGATGACATTATACTGTCTTATATCATCCCCTTGTAGTGCCTCTCTTGCCAATCTTTTAGCTCTATAAGCCTGTCTCATGCTTATGTCCACCATAATCTCTCTCCTCACAGTCTTGACAAATCCTTCAATAGAAGAACTTGGTTCATCTCTGAACCTGTCTAAAtattttttgctcaaatatcttGCATTTGCATGATGATTGCTGTATTCTCTTCCACACACATGCACTCCCTTTATTGATTTGATCTGAAAGGTGCTTTCATTTTGAATTGGGCTTGCCCGTATTTTCCAAGAACAACCCTTTTTGCACATGGCAATAACTTTtgctctttcattttttttgtactTCATGGTGTAGCCTTCCCTGACATTCCATTCCACAAGTGCTTCTCTAAAGGCCCGTAAGTTCTTAAATTTATCCCCAACTTTCAACTCAAAATCTGACTTTCTGAATTCAACTGCAGCATTAAAATCTCGACAACTATTACCTTTCCCATTTCTTTCATCATCTCCCCACATAGTGTCAAGCAGTTCTTCATCATCAATAGCAAATTCATTCCACTCTTCATTAGTTTTAGAACTCTCCCCTTCTTCAAATTTGTTCTTAGAAGAGCCTGGTGTTTGCAGATCCTCCATTGTATATGTCTGGTTCGCTGTTGTTGGTTCTTCATCTGTGCCTTTTGCCTGCTGCTGATTTTCTATTTCATTAGCCTTTGCTCTGTTTGCAAAAATATCCTCATCTTCTGGTCCTTCTAATCCCTCTTTCAACCACTCAGGCTCTTCTAAACTATCAGATGTAGCATCACCGTACTCATCTTCATTTTCAGGCTGTTTTTCAACTTCATCTTGCTTTTCTACAGCTTTTTCACCTTTTTCCTTTGCTGAATTAGACTCTGATTTGCTGTGCTTTTTGTTTCCAGTTAGCTTGGTCTGTCTTTTCACTGACTTCTTGACTATCtgtttcccctttttgtttGCTAACTTTTTTGGGGTATCTTTATCAGATGCCACATTTTGTGCTCCACTATGTGGGGCATCAGTGGGGGCACTTTTACCATGACTTTTTACTCCAACTGAAGCAATTTCACTAGGCATTTCATCACGCAATTCAGCATATATGTTGATAACATCTACTCCTTCATGTGCAGTTAACATTAACTCTATTTCTTTATCTCCTTTAATTTCAGCTGCTCCAACATACAACCCACAATTTGGTATTTCAAAATATAGGTTCACATTCGAGGCATCACCATACCTACTATACAATTTACACAACATATCCCTGGACAATTTTCTTGTCTCACAATTTTTAAATATGGCTACATCGTTACCAGTATAGACAGTTTCTGGTTCCCATATGAATATACCACCGAAATGCAATTTTATAGTAATTCTTTTTGAAGTTGTCATTTTTTTCAAAGCCTGCATTAGAAATAGTGAAACAcatgataagaaaaaaaaacacaatctGATTAAGAAAAGGACATTTAATAGATTACACACTTCAATGAAAACACATGATTACAAAAAAATACAATCTGATTAAGAAAAGGACATATTGCATATCGCATACTTCCATGGACCACATGACGGCCAATAAGCCGACAAGCAAAAATTATTCAATGTCCAAATTGTCAAAACTTTATCAGCAGCCAAATCACTCTATATTATTGAAAATCAAGCCACCCACATTTGACCCAAATCTGACACTAATCAACAAATCTCAAACTAACAAAGTCGTATTCTACCCATGTTTAGTTGAAATTCCGGTGATTTTAGAACTCCCGAATGCAATTTTCTTTACCCTAATCTTAATGCATAAATTCAATTCTAGTCGATAAAATACTCTATGCTTAAATATGATAATACAGATTGTCCCAAAGcagcaaaattttaaattaatcaaCGCTTAAGCAAAATAATCATTGATTTATTAACTTTCCAATGCCCGCTAGTTTCTGTTCAAAAACCATGCAAGTGCATCTTATATgctaaaatgatgtcaaaaaactTACCAGATGCAACAACAGCTTTCGTGATGCTCTTTCACAGCTACTTTTTGGTCTTCAATGGTAGATCTTTGTGGGTTAAATTTCTCTCCTTCATTCGGTGGTCatgtttttctctccttttctcacGACAAAGACAGAACAAGGAAGAATCTGACTCATCTGCTtcctttttgtatttatattagGGTAATTTGGACATTTTGCCCACGAATCGTTACGGTGGGTGCTTTCCGTCTATTTGCCAGTTCAACCCAAACCACAGGGggtttatgtatagctttttgaACGATGGGGGGGTTATGTGGTTTTTGCGAAAACCACAAGGggctaaaatgtaatttgccctacTGGGAATAAGCTAAGTACCTCATTTTCAGGTTCAGATCTATAGGGACCATTGGGGCAATCAATGAAACCATACGTCAACATCAAAATAATTGTGGCTTAGGAAACTTGAGCTGAATGCCTGAATTGTTACTTTCCCATTCGAATCGCTTTAGCACAGCATAAATACCCCCTCCACCATACACTCGACCCCTCCACCTTCTCTTTGgtccttttttcctttcatcATCCATTCTGATACTAATAGAGTGttccaaaacaacaacaacTACAAAAGACACTAATATGGATGCTTTCTCTTCCTCTTTCCTATCTCGACTATCCCAAAATCCCAAACTTTCAACTTCTCTAATCACTTCTTCATCAACAAACATTGCTTTATTACACGTTTCAGCTGTTAGAATTGAAGATAGGCCTCAAACTACAATCAATGCCAatcccaccaccaccaccaccacagcACCACCATCATCTAAGCCCCTTAGAAAAGAAATCCCAACAAAATATACGCCTGCAAAATCCACACCACCAAAAACGCAATCACCACAACGGCAAAAGCCTTCAAGAAAGCTAGTAGAACCATCATTGCCCACTGTCTTCTTTAATGCAGTTGATGACTTCATAAACACTTTTATTGATCCTCCAACTCGCCGTTCTGTTGATCCCAAATATTTCCTGTCGAACAACTTTGCACCGGTTGATGAACTCCCTCCGACCGAATGTGAGGTGGTTGAAGGCTCCCTTCCACCGTGCCTCGACGGTGCCTACTTCCGCAACGGCCCAAACCCTCAATTCCTCCCGCGCGGGCCATACCACTTGTTCGACGGCGATGGAATGATACACTCCATCAAAATCTCCCAAGGAAGAGCCACACTCTGTAGCCGGTACGTGAAAACTTACAAGTACATGATCGAGCGGGACTTGGGCTCTACTGTGATGCCCAACGTGTTCTCCGGCTTCAACGGCCTAACACCCTCTGCTGCCAGGGTTGCCCTGGCTGCTGCCCGAATTTTAACCGGCCaattcaacctagccaagggcTTCGGCCTGGCCAACACTAGCTTGGCTCTGTTCGGTGGGAAACTGTTCGCTTTAGGCGAATCAGACCTTCCTTATACAGTAAAATTAACACAAAATGGAGATTTGCTAACCATAGGCCGTCATGACTTTGATGGTAAGCTTATTGTGAGCATGACTGCACACCCCAAAATCGACCCTGAAACAGGTGAAGCATTCGCATTCAGGTACGGGCCAATGCCTCCATTTCTAAACTTCTTCAGAATCAAACCTGATGGTACGAAAGAACCCGACATCCCGATTTTCTCCATGACGCGTCCTTCATTTCTTCATGATTTTGCTATCACCAAGAAATACGCCATCTTTCCTGACATACAAATTGGTATGAACCCTCTTTTTATGATTGCTGGAGGATCTCCAGTGGGTTCAGATCCTGGAAAAGTACCACGACTCGGGGTTATTCCGAGGTATGCTATGGATGAGGCTGAGATGAAGTGGTTTGATGTCCCAGGACTCAATTTTATTCATGCAATCAATGCTTGGGATGAAGACGATGGAGATAGTATTGTTGTTGTGGCACCTAATATTTTGTCTGTCGAGCATACCTTGGAGCGGATGGATTTGATTCATGCATCCGTGGAGAAAATCAAGATTGATCTTAAGACAGGAATGGTATGGAGGCATCCAATTTCAACCAGGAATTTGGATTTTGCAGTCATAAATCCGGCTTATGTTGGCAAGAAGAACAAGTACGTATTTAGATGCTTAATATATAAAGATGATAAGCACCCTTGCTATTTTAAACAAATTATATACtcatatatatattcttaacaATTTTTACCTatataatccaaaaaaaaaaaaatagcatactttgatttaaaaagattAAAGATGAGCAGGACTTTTACTTGGGATATGGATTTacatataataattattttgtgGTTTCAAGTTTGTCAATTTCCTATAATTTCCATCAACATAAACATATTACAAGGTGAATTAAAGTGCAACTTCTTGTTCTACACAATAATGGAATTTCATTTACAATTTTTTAATACATCATTTGTGTCTATAATTGGATATCGTTATAATAATAATGACGactaaaattgagaatttttgtCACCAAAAAGAATCATTTGAGTCCATAATAATTAACCTTAAATAATTTTTAGCCAATCTTTTTCATTATACAAGGTGTCCTTTGGATAAAATTGTAAACTTCCAGGATAAGGAAAGGACATCACCCTGTAAGGGGTGCCCCAATAAGGAGGATCCGTATGCCAAAATCTCTTGCTATTTATATCCAATCTTTGCTGTCAAATCTGTCACCTTTTGTAACTCCAAAGCTACTCTTCAAGATTTCTAGGTTCTTAATTAACTCAGGAGGTAAAGTTGATATTGGGTTATATTAGTGTAAATATATCCATATTTCACTTATCTCTTCTTATCTCCCATCATCTAGTTTCAACTGTGGCCAGTTTTGAATACTACTAACTTTTTATTATGCAAGGTGAAGATACTACTGATGATGACATGTATGTCTTTGGAGTAATAATAGTACAACTTCTGACTAAAGGCATACACAGAAGTTGTACTATTATTACTGCAAAGGCATACATGTCATATCAGTAGTATTTTCACCCTGCATAATAAAAGGATCCTTAGTTAGAAGTTGAAAAAAAACTATTAACTACTATTCTCTTTTTATTGTTCAGATTCTTTTGCTCCAAATTGTAACCTGTTTATTACTATTTATCTTTCTAATTGGCACTTTCAGTGCATGAatcactagtttttttttttttgaagctttGAATCACTAGTATTTACTATCATATACATAATTTTCCACTTAATAAACTCTCATTTTTATACCGATAATAAACAACTGAAACATAATTTTTACCGTATGTCTGAACTCAAATTATCAACATAATCATCAAGAAGCGGTTTAATTAACAAGATAAATACCATTTCATAGAGAAAAAATATTGAAGAATCATAATTTTGCTTTGGTGTATTGCCCTTAGGACTATATCTAATAAAGATAAAATGAGTAATTGGGTATTAAAACTAGACAAAAGCTACTTTTATTTTGTCACGAGTATCATGTATTGAAACAAATGACTGCACTTGCCACTGGCTATGGCCGTCTATTTAAAAtcttaaaaacacaaaaaaaaggagaaaaagaaaaaacaattaCCACACATACACCACACCCCATGACATCCAATATCTAGGCTTTTTCGGTAGTTGCTTTGCATTTATGGGGTGGGATTTTTCTGGGAAAGATGGGGTCCAAAATTGGGGGCTGAGGCGTTATCTTGCcacaaaaagaaacaattactcgcATCACAAATATATATTTCAATCGTTTTCTgatctttttaattattttttattttatattcaatatatcacaaaaaaatattacagtaattatttaaaaaaattttcaaataattttctaGCCAAACACATCTATGCTTGTGTTCTTGCTATGTACAATTTGTGTACAGTGGGTACAATATTTGACTTAAAATTACTGCCTATGTAAATATACTATATTCAAACTCGAAATACAAAACGAAATAAGGATACATGaaattacttttcatgtgtaaattttcaaaaataaaagtcAACTTGTGAATATAAACTTCATTAAATTTTACTTTGCATAGTGGTTAGACATATGacacataaaattttttttttggatttttttttgaaatttaattttcaTTAGGATGACAAAGGTTCTTGTTTCTCCTTACATGTACTAATGTTTTGTGCACACTCAAGTCGGAGGTCattgggatatatatatatttaaattggATTcaaaaaagttatttgaaagtGTAGATTGTTGATAGAAAAGTGCTTAATGGCTTGAGGCTAGTTTGTAAATATCCTAAATAATAGGCACCAGAAAATTATTGGATTGAAGATTGAGGGGAGGAAAAGGTTAGAATGAGTAGCTTTATGTTAACGTCAATTTGTGTTTCAAATGCTTTGTAAATGTTCGGCTTTATGTTAACGACAGTTGGTTTTTTAAGTGCTCTGTAAATGTTTCTACAAGGCAttgtttcttctcttctttcttttgtttttttttgttttccaattGATCATATGAAGTAATGGAACAACCACAAAAACTAGAATCATCGTTTTGAAACGCAAAATAGAACAAAAGTATTAACATTAGTCCAAAAAGACCTTTTAATCTTCTAAGGaatctagtcaaggatcaagaaaatatttttttaaaaaaaaaagagaaaagattatgataaaaaaaagaaaataagtttATTTTCACAGTATAAGAATCAAATATAACGTATGATCAATAATCTTTATTTTTTACCATAAAACAAAGTTTTGATTCTTACCCACCTCATTTTTCCTTGGCTTCTATCCatacataaaaaataaatgaaatgaatactTCCTGAGGCTCTCCTAAGTCCTATCTATATATGCAATTTAAATTAACTCGTAAAacatttaatttttcttttgtaggTATGTGTATGCAGCAGTTGGAGACCCTATGCCAAAGGTATCAGGATTGGTGAAGCTAGACGTATCAGTGTCCGAAGGCGACCGCCGCGACTGCATCGTTGCTAGCCGGCTGTATGGACCAGGGTGCTTAGGAGGCGAACCATTTTTCGTTGCAAAAGAGCCTAACAACCCCAATACAGATGAAGATGATGGTTATGTGGTGTCCTATGTCCATGATGAAAACACAGGAGAGTCCAGATTCTTGGTTATGGATGCCAAATCACCTAATCTTGAAATTGTGGCTGCTGTCAAATTGCCGCAAAGGGTGCCTTATGGCTTTCATGGCCTCTTTGTCAGTGAAAATGACCTCAACAAGTTATGACTCTTGTGATTCTATAGATGAAGAATAAAAACAAACCCTAGAGAAGGACAATGGGACAATATTGGTTGAGGGACCTAGCTTTCATCATCAATTGATTGAACTTATTTTGTACAGAACTTGGATTATCATTGCCAAAGAAGATGTAACAGTAGCTATAGTAAGTATACACCAGGTACTAGTAACTAAAACAGGTATGTAAATTATACATTGTTTCATGGTTGTGAATTAATTTAAAGGGATATACACTTCAGTTTGGGATTATCTTACTTGCCAATAGTTTCTCTgaaaaagtgaccattttatgACACACAATGAATCGTTTAAGGAAATTTTCATTCTACTACGGATAAGTCAGTTTAACTTGTACAATTTGATGATGATAATGATAATAACTGATATCAATTCAGCTTATCAAGCTGCTACGTGTTATACTGCACCAGTTTGCTATTTTTAGGA
It includes:
- the LOC140012925 gene encoding uncharacterized protein, coding for MTTSKRITIKLHFGGIFIWEPETVYTGNDVAIFKNCETRKLSRDMLCKLYSRYGDASNVNLYFEIPNCGLYVGAAEIKGDKEIELMLTAHEGVDVINIYAELRDEMPSEIASVGVKSHGKSAPTDAPHSGAQNVASDKDTPKKLANKKGKQIVKKSVKRQTKLTGNKKHSKSESNSAKEKGEKAVEKQDEVEKQPENEDEYGDATSDSLEEPEWLKEGLEGPEDEDIFANRAKANEIENQQQAKGTDEEPTTANQTYTMEDLQTPGSSKNKFEEGESSKTNEEWNEFAIDDEELLDTMWGDDERNGKGNSCRDFNAAVEFRKSDFELKVGDKFKNLRAFREALVEWNVREGYTMKYKKNERAKVIAMCKKGCSWKIRASPIQNESTFQIKSIKGVHVCGREYSNHHANARYLSKKYLDRFRDEPSSSIEGFVKTVRREIMVDISMRQAYRAKRLAREALQGDDIRQYNVIRDYAATLLIRNPGSHIVLQVTRLDENEVGIFERMYWSLSAMKNGFLAGCRRIIGLDGCFLKSPFGGQLLTAMGRDGNDNMFPIAMAVVEAERYDSWKWFLMELKIEVGAENGAPWTFISDRQKGLVSAIDDVFPESEHRYCLRHIYQNFKQKFKGKELKEYFWAAASAGNIRDFKIAMAELERADPKVGEAMNAAGWLNRIPAHLWSRSHFSSSCKSDILVNNLNESFNSYILPAREFTIISMFEWIRRKLMQRLNVKREGMQQYEGNLCPNIQERLERNKLNSRFCIAHYSRDAEYEVDCGTRVYVVDISRRTCTCGSWQLSGIPCSHSIAAIQRDKSEPEHYVDPCYSKEAYLSTYNYTIAAMPSEDYWDSKGAEKVNPPKIRKQPGRPKKVRRREADEVRGTTSTRKGLVVHCKKCFRPGHNSRTCKFPIHPKSKFYKVPAGASDAGNAGEDVVNAGNTSIGSVSQQGSVSQPCETSAAKPVFETRRPTDEPVEPVLDTRRPTDEPVEPVLDTTRTASAVEPILDTRRSTRVRKLVPTVASVLENLRAKKAKRVSRM
- the LOC113703222 gene encoding probable carotenoid cleavage dioxygenase 4, chloroplastic encodes the protein MDAFSSSFLSRLSQNPKLSTSLITSSSTNIALLHVSAVRIEDRPQTTINANPTTTTTTAPPSSKPLRKEIPTKYTPAKSTPPKTQSPQRQKPSRKLVEPSLPTVFFNAVDDFINTFIDPPTRRSVDPKYFLSNNFAPVDELPPTECEVVEGSLPPCLDGAYFRNGPNPQFLPRGPYHLFDGDGMIHSIKISQGRATLCSRYVKTYKYMIERDLGSTVMPNVFSGFNGLTPSAARVALAAARILTGQFNLAKGFGLANTSLALFGGKLFALGESDLPYTVKLTQNGDLLTIGRHDFDGKLIVSMTAHPKIDPETGEAFAFRYGPMPPFLNFFRIKPDGTKEPDIPIFSMTRPSFLHDFAITKKYAIFPDIQIGMNPLFMIAGGSPVGSDPGKVPRLGVIPRYAMDEAEMKWFDVPGLNFIHAINAWDEDDGDSIVVVAPNILSVEHTLERMDLIHASVEKIKIDLKTGMVWRHPISTRNLDFAVINPAYVGKKNKYVYAAVGDPMPKVSGLVKLDVSVSEGDRRDCIVASRLYGPGCLGGEPFFVAKEPNNPNTDEDDGYVVSYVHDENTGESRFLVMDAKSPNLEIVAAVKLPQRVPYGFHGLFVSENDLNKL